A window of Arcobacter acticola genomic DNA:
TTTTGATAATTCATTCATAGTATCTCTCCATAGTTGAGAAACTTCTAATACATTTGCTTTATCAACAGAACAAACTCTTTTATCTCTTTTCATAGCTAGTTCAAATGCTTGTTTACCAATTCTAATTATTTCAGGTTTAGTATAAACCATTGTATTATAAGCTTTAAATCCATCATTTGCTCTTGGTTGACCAAAGTAAATTCCACCAATTAGCTCACGTACTACCATAATATCACAACCTTGAATTACTTCAGGTTTTAAAGTTGAAGCATTAACAAGTTCATCATAAACAATAGCAGGTCTTAAATTTGCATAAACACCCATTTCTTCTCTAAACTTTAAAAGTCCAGTTTCTGGTCTTAATTCTCGAGGAAGTGTATCCCATTTTTCTCCACCAATAGAACCAAATAAACAAGCATCAGAATCTAAAACGCCATCAACTGTTTCTTGTGGTAAAGGATGTCCAGTTGTATCAATAGCAATACCACCCATTAAATACTCTTTATAATCTAAAGTAAAGTCACATTTTTTTGAAACTGAATTTAATACTTTAATTGCTTCATCTACGATTTCAGGACCAATTCCATCACCTTTAATTACTGATATTTTATAGTTTTTCATTATTAGTTAGCCTTTTTCATTTCTGTTTTTGCAAAATTAATTAATCCACCAGCTGCAATTAATTCTTGCATAAAAGGAGGAATAGGAGTAAATTTATAAGTTTTTTTAGTAGTGTTATTTGTAATTTCACCATTATCTAAATTAATAGAAATATTTTCACCCTCTTTTATTTCTAATGATTCAGGTAATTCAAAAATTGGTAAACCCATATTAAATGCATTTCTATAAAAAATTCTTGCAAAAGAAGGAGCAACAACAGCAGCAACACCTGCAGCTTTTAATGCGATTGGAGCATGTTCTCTACTTGAACCACAACCAAAATTTTCACCAGCAACGATAATGTCACCTCTTTGTAATTTTTTAGGAAAATCAGGATCTGCATCTTCCATAACATACTTTGCTAAATGTTCAGGGTCTGAACTATTTAAATATCTTGCCGCAATAATCACATCTGTATCTATATTAGCGCCAAAATTCCATACTTTTCCAGTAATTGTATTCATATTTATGTCCTTGAATTTAATAAATTTTAAAATTCATTAAATGAATATTTTCAAAAAAAATGCATTTTAGCGAATTTTTCAGTAATATTTGTTTAAATAGTTTTTTTTAATAGTTTTTTTAATTAATTTGGGTATAATATCCGACCATCTTACGAAGAGGATTTCCTAATACAATGAGTGTAAAAGATATAAATAAAGTTATCGAACAACTTGTAAAAGAGTACAAAGATTCAGTACTTACTTACGAAAAAATTATTAAAATCTTCCCTAAAGCACCTTCTGGTCCAAATATCAAAAAACTTTTAGCATTAATTCAATTATGTAATGTAACTGTAATTAGTTCTCAAGAACAAGCAAAAAGAATGAATGCAGAAGAGGCTAAGAAAAGAAGAGAATTAAGAGAAAAGTTAATTGAGAATGAAGATGACGTTTACGATTTATTGAAAAATAAAGAGTTATTAGAATGGTCAAGATCTGATTCTCCTGTTAGAATGTATTTACGAGAAATGGGACAAATTCCATTACTTACTAAAGAAGAAGAGATCGAAATCTCTAAAAAAATTGAAATGGGTGAAGATATTATTCTTGATGCTATTTGTTATGTTCCATACTTAATAGATTTCATTTTAGAATATAGAGAACCATTAGTTAATAGAGAAAGAAAAGTAAAAGAATTATTTAGAAATTTTGATGATGATGATTCTGATAGTGATGAAGAAGAAGAGGAAATTGAAGAAGATACTTCTGATGATTCTGATGATGATTCTGATAGTGATTCTGATGAAGAAAAAGGTGGTGTTAAAAAGCAAAAGAAACTTGATAAAAGAGCACAAACTATCATCGAAGCATTTAAAATCTTAGAAAAAGCAAAAAAAGATTGGCTTAAATTTTCAGCAAAAGAAACAGCAAAATCAGATGATGAAGTAGATCAAATGACTTTCAATCTTGCAGTTGCATTTAAAAAGAAAATCTTAAAAGAAGCATTACTTGACTTAGGACCTACATCTAAATTAATTACTGAAATTGTAAAAGCAATGGAAACAGCTTTAAAATCTGATACAGGTTTTGATGGTGAATTAAAAAGATTAGAGTATAAATTACCTTTATTTAATGAAACATTATTAAAAAATCATAAAAAGATTTTAGATAATATTGTTAATTTAACAAAAGCACAAATTACTTCAATGGTTCCTGAAGCTACTATGGTTTCTTCTTATATGGAAATTAAAAAACTTTTCCAAACAAAAGAAGCATCTAAAGGTGGTTTTGATTTAACACCTGAAGAATTAAAAGATGTTCTTGAACAAATCAAAAGAGGTAAACAAATTACTGATACTTCTAAAACAAGAATGGCAAAATCAAACCTTAGACTTGTTGTATCTATTGCAAAAAGATATACAAATAGA
This region includes:
- the leuB gene encoding 3-isopropylmalate dehydrogenase, yielding MKNYKISVIKGDGIGPEIVDEAIKVLNSVSKKCDFTLDYKEYLMGGIAIDTTGHPLPQETVDGVLDSDACLFGSIGGEKWDTLPRELRPETGLLKFREEMGVYANLRPAIVYDELVNASTLKPEVIQGCDIMVVRELIGGIYFGQPRANDGFKAYNTMVYTKPEIIRIGKQAFELAMKRDKRVCSVDKANVLEVSQLWRDTMNELSKDYPEVTLSHMYVDNAAMQLVRNPKQFDVIVTGNIFGDILSDTASMVVGSIGLLPSASTGDKTAIYEPIHGSAPDIAGMGIANPIATILSAAMMLRYSLNEIKAADLIEDAIKAVLKDGYRTKDLASFDAKEVLNTTAMGDLIAAYISK
- a CDS encoding 3-isopropylmalate dehydratase small subunit, translating into MNTITGKVWNFGANIDTDVIIAARYLNSSDPEHLAKYVMEDADPDFPKKLQRGDIIVAGENFGCGSSREHAPIALKAAGVAAVVAPSFARIFYRNAFNMGLPIFELPESLEIKEGENISINLDNGEITNNTTKKTYKFTPIPPFMQELIAAGGLINFAKTEMKKAN
- the rpoD gene encoding RNA polymerase sigma factor RpoD; amino-acid sequence: MSVKDINKVIEQLVKEYKDSVLTYEKIIKIFPKAPSGPNIKKLLALIQLCNVTVISSQEQAKRMNAEEAKKRRELREKLIENEDDVYDLLKNKELLEWSRSDSPVRMYLREMGQIPLLTKEEEIEISKKIEMGEDIILDAICYVPYLIDFILEYREPLVNRERKVKELFRNFDDDDSDSDEEEEEIEEDTSDDSDDDSDSDSDEEKGGVKKQKKLDKRAQTIIEAFKILEKAKKDWLKFSAKETAKSDDEVDQMTFNLAVAFKKKILKEALLDLGPTSKLITEIVKAMETALKSDTGFDGELKRLEYKLPLFNETLLKNHKKILDNIVNLTKAQITSMVPEATMVSSYMEIKKLFQTKEASKGGFDLTPEELKDVLEQIKRGKQITDTSKTRMAKSNLRLVVSIAKRYTNRGLPFLDLIQEGNIGLMKAVDKFEYKKGYKFSTYATWWIRQAISRAIADQARTIRIPIHMIETINRINKIIRKGIQENGKEPDVDEIAKEVGLPVDKVKQVIKITKEPVSLEAPIGSDDDGKFGDFVPDEKAPTPVDNIMKEDLQGQIDQILGQLNEREQAVIRMRFGLMEDASDRTLEEIGKELSVTRERVRQIESSAIKKLKHPKVGKNLKNYVES